gtagAAATTCTTACAAAATTGACCTTAACCTCTTTTGTCCATACTTAATACACATTCTTCTCTCACATAGTGTGATTATTGAAACAGCTGGAGTTGTAGATTTTGCACAATCCTTTATGTgcaaatgtgatttaaaaaatgcaatttaaatAATGCAAGGGACtgtaacacaaaaacagataGCTGAGGTTGTAAGGTGACAGTACCACTGGTTATCCACATTTTGCAGACATAGACTGTATTCAAAAAGCTTAAACCACCCGGTGCACTCTAGAGAAGCTAATGGAAATACTGCAGAGCACGTGTTGCTATGTTTAGCTCAATAAGTGACCAAATGGTTTGTTTATTAACAGAACTGTGTGAATGTATTCTGAACGCATGAGAGAGCAGGCGTATGTGTCGGAAATTATTTACATGACGTGCACTGAATTCAAATTGAAGCGGTCAGTGTTTTGAAGGTGGCTGTAGTGTCCTCACACCGTCTCCTGGGAGTGTAGATGACTCTAGATACACCTTAAATCTGGTTGTAGAGTAAAATAGGGCTATGCCACGTTCACTGGATACTTGTTAGATGAGTTAATTTGAAGCAGCTGCCCAGTGAGGTAATGAATTGTTAGGAGAGATAAGAGAGAAGACCTCACTCCTAATCTAAAGGTATAAAAGACCGCAGGGCTCCGCTGCTGTCTGCTAATGACCTCCTGATAATTTGCTCCGTCCAAGTGATTCGGATTGTGATAAGATTCGCTGAAATGAGGCCGAGTGATCAGCCTCACATCATAGCCAAGAgatggaaggagggagagagacacaaagaaagaaggGGGGAGAAATGAGATGAAATGAGGCATCAGAACGTGATGAGCCTGATCAGGTCAACAGGGAGATTGTGTCATCTGCTGAGGTGATCATCTCAGCAGAATGAGCATGATCATCTAAAATATAAACCTGGAGTTACCTGAATACAGAATGTAGAAGACTTCATTTCAACTTTGCTGTAACACATTCGCCTGTGTTCTGTCTCCATAGCACCCGAACCTGCAGCGCCCTGCAACGCCACCCGCGGGACGCAAAAATGGCAGTCGTGGCAGTCATCACGGCCTTTCCGACGGACCAGCCTGTCGCTGGGCTCGGGTTTCTGGCACGCCACTGGTCGCCACTCCAGCCGGCGTCTGCTGCGGGCCATCCCCCGCCACGTCGCCCAGATCCTGCAGGCAGACGTTCTCTGGCAGATGGGACACACGGGTGAGACCTCGGACCTTTTGATTTCTCTGATTAGAGGGCCAGGGTGATGGGGTCTCGACCAAACATCTGCGCTAAATGTTTACATGATCAAACAGAAATGAAGGACTGATTATAATGAAAGAAGGCTCATGACAGAAAAACTAAGAGAGGacatcttttatttgtttttgatctTAAAAGTAGAATGCTCTTCTGGCAACCTGATGTTATTATTGACATGTTATAAATGAAATCGATTTCACCTGTCTGTTGCGTGTGTACAGGTTCTGGTGTGAAGGTGGCAGTGTTTGATACAGGCCTCAGCGAGAAGCACCCACATTTTAAGAACGTGAAGGAGAGGACCAACTGGACTAATGAAAAGACACTGGATGACGGTGAGGAGGAAGAACAGTGGTGGTGATAATTTGATAATGGCTGGTACTGAAGCCCAAAAGTTGGCTGAAGTTGTGCTGGGAGTGTTGGAACAAGACCGaaaaagtgtatgtgtgtgtgagagagagataatgATTGTTGGATGACGATCaatctcttcctgtttttcagGTCTGGGCCACGGTACATTTGTAGCAGGAGTGATAGCCAGCATGAGGGAGTGTCAGGGCTTCGCTCCCGACTCTGAGCTGCACATCTTCAGAGTGTTCACCAACAACCAGGTATAAACATTCTCCCAACACACCACTGGGCTTTACAGTTGTAGTAGTATAtgggaaaaacaaccaaagttaTGAAAGGgcaaagaaatatatatatttgcaatAGAAGATTTGCtaacttaaaggaatagttcagtAGTTTTGAGTAATCCGTGTGCAGCACAGAACCTCTGTGAAACCACAAATTGCCATCTTTACTCTAGATTTGTATGGATTGAAAAACAGGTATGAAATGTTAATTCATTAACTTTAGAGGTGGTGGTGTGTAGACTGTTCACTTTGTACCTGTTTCCTCTTCTTTAGCTTTATTGTAAGCTAAGCTACCTGGTTGCTAGCTGTAGCTTTGTGTCGAAAGGACAGACATGATAGTGTtttcaatcatttaaaaaaagcagtatTTGTATTTTCCAAGATATTGAACTATAACTTTTAAATGATATCATCAGGCAGTGCTGTGTATTACCTGTTAAATTCAGGATTCACTTTTCTATCCAAACATCTTAAATGTATGTCAGTATTTCCAGTGTCGTTTTTTTGTTGTatgttgcttgtttttaaattgttgtttgttCCTTTATGTGAAACTGTTTATGCTGCTGTCTTGGCCAGGACTCCTTTATAAAAGAGATTTTGAATCTCAATGGGAATTTTCCTCATAatataaaggttaaataaaacaatggaCAGGAGTTCTACTGTTTGATCCagcaacaaaatataaacagaaactCTGACAACACTAATTTAGTAACCCCTCTCCACAAGTCAGTGACATATCAAACCTCTATTAAACCAGATTAAATCACGTTTTAGATGCTTTGGACTACATGAGATTATATGAGATGTTTGTCTGTCATCACCTCCCAGGTATCGTACACATCATGGTTCCTGGATGCTTTCAATTACGCCATCCTGAAGAAGATTGACGTTCTCAACCTCAGCATTGGAGGGCCTGACTTCATGGACCACCCCTTTGTTGACAAGGTAAAAGACACTAGTTTTAATCTGGAAACATTGACGGGTATAttgtcacaaagacaaaaatgctCCAGTCACTGAGTAGCATCTGAAAAACTTTGACTGATATTACGATGAGCAGGTCGATGAGAACAGGTAGCAGATATTTAGATGTTAATGATGCTCATAGACATAAAATGGTTCACAGAacagctctctccctctcagttaCACCCTCACACAGTGTGTTAATGAGCCGGAAAATCTGCAGGTCAACTGTCAGTGAAAACGGGTCAAACCAGGTGCACAGCATCATTCGAACACTGCTCTGCAACATGTTCACTGCTCACAGATGAGCACCACAACTACATACCATCTGCTATCTGCATTAAACAAAATATGTCTTGCTGTTACAGGCTGACAAGTGCATTTGCCCATTTACAGCACCTTTTGTGAATCACATTAGTGGATCAGTGTGTCATAAAGATTTCAGTGTCAGTCAGAGTTGTGACAGTAAGACACATCCATGTCTCTGGAAAAGTCACAGTCTGTTCTGGTGTACTCTGTCCTCTGTGTGACCTCATTGCTGTCCcagtaaagaaaaataaaagctgtaattaaatGTAACCCACTGGAAGAATTCCTCCCACACTGACTcgctgcattttttttgtttgattgacaggtgtggGAGCTCACTGCCAACAGAGTGATCATGGTCTCTGCTATCGGCAATGATGGACCTCTGTATGGGTATGTTAATCActtcaacttttaaaaaatcaaaaccGAACTTGTGAAAAAGGACTTTTGAGCGAACACTTAATCCTAAAATAGTGTGATCTGTAAAGCTCTCACTCCTGTTTCAGTCAGGCTCTCTACAGGTCTTGAGATGTGTTTTAAACAGAATGAAGTCAGTTCAACAGAAGatcttctctttttaaaattaatttagaaaggtcttgaatatttttctcacctACTTTTGACAGTATCATTAGTTATacattttttctgatttttggCTGTCTGAAGACATTATACATGTATAAACTATAAGTGAGACTGATGCGACAGTGAGCATGCAGGAGGCTGTTCAGTCCTTTTTTGTGGAGTTTGAGTGAGCAGACTTACAGCAAACACTGTCAGCCCTGCTGGTTACAGTAGCTAGGAAGCTGTCAATTTTAGCAAAAACGTCTTGCACTTCTTATCCCTCCGCTTTGATTATAGCTGTGGCCGGACGGACAGTCAATGTTAAAATATTCCACATCTCAGGAATGCCTCAGTAGCTCAATCGGTGTAAAAGCCCATGAACAGAGGCTGGGTTCAAATCCACTCTTTGGctttttgctgcatgtcatcccctcttCCTGTCATTCCTTCTTGTCACAATAAAGCCAAGCCATATTATgactttaattcattttttttatacacacatactgacagTATATGTGTATAAAAGTATACAGTACACTTGGAAGTCCTGCTCAGTGGCCAAGTGGTTGGAGCATAAAGCTCATGTACACAAGACTGTAAGATCAGCAGTTTAAGTCAATTTCTGCATCTCCAGCTGTGGGCATGTCAGCATTTACACTGTATTTTTTGGCAGGAGATGAATTTTCTAGTTCttgatcaatttatcaaacaGAATTGGGCAGCACTGGTTGTTTAATAAAATCCAGTTTTGTACAAATTCAGCTCCATCAGTCCAGAACAGAGCTCTTCAAATTTCTGGAGGAAGCtcctgattttttaaaattcaatgaTATATTTAATTCCAGTATCGTTCAGCCCTACATTCTGTTATAAATGGTTCCTGAGTAAAACATCACACTCACTTCATCTGACTTACTGGGTCTGACATGACCAGTAGTGTATTGTGGCAAACTATAACTCAACTGACTGAGTCAGTTTGTTGACGTTACGTTTTCAACTTTTACAGGTGCTTAGCATTTTAGCGAATTGCTAAACACCAGCAGCATTATCCTACAATTGCCGTTTGCAGCCACAGTGGCTGCCGCTTCAGCAAAGTTACACGTTCTCACTTTAAGTCTTGCAACATTATCACTGTGTTTGGGAGACAAATCACATGACCATTAGTTTAAATGGATATTTTCTCATTGTAAAAGAcattctgtgttgttgtttaatgAAATCCTCGTTGAACTGTGCAAACATGCCTCTTCCCCTGTGCCATTTTGTCCGCTTAAATTATCCAAATGACCTCCGAACCAACTTGGTTTTATTGCCCTGTGGAACAACTGCTGACTGTTGCTTCTCTATAGAAGATCATTAACAGGACAAAAAGGGGAAAAGAggctcttgtttttgttgtactCGCATGTTGTAGTGCTGTGACTGAACTGTGaattgctcctttaagtctTGTAATTGATGTCAAgtacttttctctctctcagcaccCTGAACAACCCAGCAGACCAGATGGACGTGATTGGGGTCGGAGGGATCGACTTTGAAGACAACATCGCAAGGTTCTCCTCCAGAGGCATGACGACCTGGGTGAGTTACCCCAGGAACACACACTCTGCTACACACCCAGTCCCACGCAGACACACGCAGTATCATTTATCAGTTTTAAAGCAGACATCTACTCCAGAGACCTACTTTGTGCTTTAGAAGCTAGTCAGCCATGATGTAAGCTCCTGATCCCTCATCCACATCCCATCAGCCGtctcattctcacacacacacacacacacacacacacacacacacacacacacacacacacacacacacacacacacacacacgccacttTTTTATCAGTCATAGCCAAAAGCAGACATCTGATTAAGGCTTCACTCTCTGATCCAGTCAGTCTCTCTGCCCCCTCAACTACCCTCAGCCAGCCATGACGAGGCCAGAAGGAACAGACAGCACTCACTCACTCCACCCACTCTGCTCTCCAACCTGAAtacatcaaaaacatttttaaatacagccTTTTTACCAGCAGCATTCTCCgcttttgttcatttgttctcGTCttccaaccttttttttctcgcCCTTTTATCTTCTACTCATTTTCCTTCTGCTCGGCAACTTCCTTTGTCTCTCTGCCTTTGTGTTTGTTGGTATTATGTGGCGGTGTTGATCCCCCTGTCAGCACCATCACATAAACAATCAACACCTGATGTCTGCAGGATGTCTATATTTCCACAGTGTTTGAGCTTTGGGAGGGTTTTGAATAGCCCCTCTGACTACATGATGTAGGCGTAATGACATGAACTGAAACATACGTTTAAGTGTGTGAGTAAGAGCtattttaaattttgaattACAGCTTTAGGTCTTTCAGTTCAAAACAATGCCACAATCCACACTAAAGGAGCAAACTACAGTAGAAGTTCCGTTTGTCTCTGTCCTTACCTCATGATCTGTCTCTGCCCCCCCCTCTCTGTGCAGGAGCTGCCAGGCGGTTATGGCCGGGTGAAGCCTGACATCGTCACCTACGGTTCTGGCGTTCGGGGATCGGGGATGAAGGAGGGTTGTCGCTCTCTGTCTGGCACCAGTGTGGCCTCTCCTGTGGTGGCCGGTGCCGTTACTCTCCTGGCCAGGTCAGTATCATAAACTGGACCATGCTGGCTATAAGTGTCAGgagtttgatattttttatcattaaagTAACTGGAATCTGGAAAATTTGAATTTTGTGTGAtctggcgccccccacagtttctgagtgtaaCACCAcagtcataaatacaaatctaaAGTCTGTCACGTAATGTcggtgctaactacaaacaaaactcatgacatcataacaatgttatgtgttgaaaacttgtatgttgaagtaaacatgtatgtaaggCTGCGATcataccctctcactgaagttacatagtgcagaaacaagtgatggagggctgagacagagacatcatTCAGCCtataacaagacactgtaccatcaaaatgattccTAAGCTGTTATTGTAatgtaaaaagttacataatgttactgTAAAGAAGTATGTCACTGCTAGAAAGAAAAGCCTCTGTCTTCACAGTACAAAACAATATGGCAGGGACTTCTGGTTCACGATCTTTGTCAGCTAAACAGTACACGGAAATATgtttctgaacagattttagGCAGTGTAGTAACAGAATCTTACAGTTTATCAGCGCTGCCTAGTTTCGACAGTTTGATCGGAGTTCGGTGAGATGGCCCTCACTTGGTCTGTGAGTCTTGCGTCATTTGGCGGTTTATTGACGGTAAAAGAGTGGGGCTCCGGGTGCAGGCAAAATGCAGAGAAGTTTACCATTGTTCAGTCGCATATACTACCACCATTatagtgatacaaagctggttgaaaatcatCGAAGTTCCTGTTTAAGAAACAACCCTGACTGTATTCCATCGATGCTAGCAGTGTTGCTCTAGACCCACTTTGGTCTagtagaaaaaaatgtgtgccgACTGTTTTTCTGACTGACTTTTTGACCCCTAGCTTTCTAGTGCCGCTATCAGGTTGACAGTTTGGTTTTTAGTGAAATCTCTCTAATTGTTCGATGGATAGCCATAAAATTATTCAGCCCCTCTGCGGTACTTTGTTTAACGctcattagcaaatgttagcatactaactCTCTAAACTGAGACAGTGAACATGTTAAACATCATACGTGCAAGTTAGCAAGAtgacatttagctcaaagcactacTGTGTTaaacacagcctcacagagctgctggcatggCTGCAGATTCTAAGTCAAGTTCATTTAACAATGGAAGACAGATGTCtcgtttgtttgtgttgtcaaTAGTCCAGAATTGTGATTCAGATCAGGAACTATTGACGAGACAATCAATCCCAGATTTGGTTACTTTTTGCTGTTCACTGGTTGCAGAGCAGTCTGACTAATAATTACAAAATCCAGCTCTCAGCAGCCAAAGTTGTTCTGCTTTAGGTTGTATTCTGGCAGTCTTGCCGTGAAAACATGCGTCATACAGCTTGTAGAATCACTAGTTTGAGATGAAGCGTGGAGCTCTGTGAGGGTTGTATGCAGTGGCTGAAGTGATGAAGCTCCAACTGAGAGCTTCAAAGTCAGGGTGCTGTCGTAGCTGACCTGTAGAGAGGTTTGACATCAGAGGATACATGTGAGGTTGTTTAAAACTCTGCATGGTGTAATTATCTCTTGTGCTGAAATCCTACATGAGCAGGCAGTGAAATGTGTCCCAGAGGAAGGAGGTGTGTCACTGATTAATGTTGGGTATTATTCACAGTCTGTCGATATCATGTCTTCAGTCTGTGAAAGCCCTCTTGTTACAAAGCCGTAACTGAGCCTGTTTTTGAGCTTGTGTTGCTGGATTAAAGATCATACCCTTGTTGACAACAGACGCCTCTCCCTTCTCCCAggagagtcacacacacacacacacacactcctctttcCTGCAGCACTGCTCTAAATTAAAAGCTGTAGAATCTGATACCAGCAGACAAACTAATCTGACCtgccctcctctgtcctccagcaCCGTCCTGAACAGGGAGCTGGTGAACCCGGCCTCCATGAAGCAGGCTCTGATCGCCTCGGCCCGCAGGCTGCCAGGTGTCAACATGTTCGAGCAGGGCCACGGAAAACTAGACCTGATCAGAGCCTACCAGATCCTCAACAGTTACAGACCTCAGGCCAGGTACATGTCTCCGTGCACACAGATACCACACCGAGCTCCTCAGTGAGCAGCCATGTACAGACATTAGGCTATGTTAAAGGTTAACTCCAcctattttacacattatagAGTGTTGACAGGTCTTGGGGaatactgctgcatatgtgaacaagtagtgtaaagccttttgcggctccagaggaagctgcatgtgatctgataaattccctaaggtgatgtcactcactacgttgcattgtgggtaatactTGGCAATGTacggcaggttttgaaaagcggTCCACTGGTCTATTGCACTCCTGTGACACTGTTGCtttcattatggacagtttaaaaacaaatgatcaaaattgatacagcagagCCAGCTCTTCAAAACCTGGcatctacattacccacaatgcaacctagccactgagtgacatcactggaggcagtttatcagatcacatgcagcttcctctggagccacaaaaggctttatactactttttcacatatgcagcagtgctccccaagacctgtaagtACTGTTATTTGAAAATGATCAGACTGGATTTTTGTGTCCAGACTAAACACATACCTATCAATATGGGTTGCTATGGTAACAACCTAAGTGTCAGTCATTATGTACGGTGCGGTTTTCCAACACAGAAGCATGAGAAATGGAGATCCATCATCTTCCCCTCTGAACAATCACAATGTTAAGACATGGAGCAGACAATTTGTTTCAGCAGGACTCCACAGACTATTGTTCTCTGTGTCGTCTCCATATCGCTCTGCTAGCAGCAGCATGGATTCTACTCAGCCACTCTGATGCAGTTCTGTGACTCTGGACTTGATGTCACCATTGTGTGTCCATGCAACTTCTAAATCCAATATGAGCGGCCAGAGCAGCCAGACCGAGACGCATCTGTAGAAATCAGATTTGAGTTGCATTACAAACCAGCTCCAAGTGTTGTTTGGATCTGATTTGCAAAAATcgcatttcatgtgtttttttgctgtccagACTTCAAAAAGCAGATTTGGGCTGGCAGTCTGAACATTGTGTACACGAAAAGACAGGCAAAGTCTGTTTGAACATTGATCTAATGTTGTGCTGCGCATGTGGGCGTATATACACGACAATTACATAACCCCAAAGGAACCTAAAGCCTGTGCTGTCACAGCCTTCTCTCTTGGGAGGAACAGGATGGGCTCAAACTGCTCCTCCATAAAGCACAACAGCTATAGTCAGTATTGAGTCACAGCACTTACAGTGGGATCCAATTGCAACCCAGGATCggttaaaaacagtaaaaacagacaTCACAGAGTCTCGGTTTTGGATTGACATTTTATGATTCACTAAAATCGGTCCCTGCAAACCAGAGACATTTTTGGCAGTAAATTGCCAAAACTTTAATTGTGACTGGTCCGTGCCCTGCAACTTTAATATGACAGGATGCAGTTTGATTTTGATTAACGAGTGACTGAATGAAGTTGTAGTTATTTAGTCATGCATAAAACACAGCTTGCAAGGGCTTACAAGTTTCCACAAATTTATAAGAGCAAGACCAGTTTGAATAATTTTTGACAATGAGATTTTCAGACCTTTATTGTCTACAACAGAATGAAAAAATgactgacaaaaacatttactgtgtaATTCTGGGAAATCAGACAAATTATATAGTCCATCTTTTGTCTTCCCTTTTTAGATAATCTAGATAACTTAAATGCATCAAAGTTAATCCACTCCTATTTTTGATCTCTACACCAgaatattttggggttttgtCAAACCATCTCATGAAAAATTGATATTCTAAAATTGTCATAGTATGTACAATACGTAGGAAATATGACTCCACTTCTACTTCTCCCAAATCTCACAGCTCACACACTCAGAGCAAAAGTACCAGCTCTCATCTGTGCTACTATTTCTGCATCTCTGCTGGTTtgtgtcagacagacagaaagcacTTAATAAACTTGTTTAGGAAAAACTAATGTCATGCACTATGTGACAATCTTTCCCTTCCTTGTCTCCTGCCAGTCTTTCTCCCAGCTATATCGACCTGACAGAGTGTCCGTACATGTGGCCTTACTGCTCTCAGCCCATCTACTATGGAGGGATGCCCACCATCGTCAATGTGACCATTCTCAACGGGATGGGTGTCACTGGCAGGATTGTCGACAAGGTGCGCGCACAAGACTGCAGTAGATAAATTGAGAAATCATCAATTTACTGAATATTATTTGCTCAAGTTCAGTAAGAGGACAAGTGAAGGACGAGTTTCATCCTTGACTGACCTGATTTTTGTGATGAGTTCAGAAATGTTTCCTCTTCCCAATAAGCCATCTAAAGGTTGCTCTCTCCTGTTCAGCCCATCTGGCAGCCCTACCTCCCTCAGAACGGCGACCACATCGACGTGGCCGTCTCTTACTCACCGGTGCTGTGGCCTTGGGCCGGCTACCTGGCTGTGTCCATCTCCGTGGCCAAGAAAGCGGCATCATGGGAAGGGATCGCTCAAGGTCATGTGATGGTCACAGTGGCGTCTCCTGCGGAGAATGATGTGAGTCACTGAAGCAACACCTGAGATCTGTCTTCTAAGCAGCTTTTACTTTTTCTCGAGGAGTGGCCCCCAAACTTATGTTactgactgtttgttttttcaatttgcAGTCGTCCTCTCCTATCACTGCTACTGACATAAACTGAacctttttaacctttttataaATGACTTTTTGCTAACTATTTCAGTCGTTTATCCTCCTGTTAATTAGCTCTTCTCCTTTTATTTACCTCGTTAAACCATTTATTCAAGTTAGGAATCACAGATGTAGAGTATCTAGCTCGTGTAATTAATTGCTCCTCTTCATCTcattgacctttgaccccttgCAGTCTGAGGTGGGTGGTGAGCTGACCTCCACAGTCAAACTGCCCATCAAGGTGAAGATCGTGCCAACTCCGCCCCGCAGTAAGAGGGTGCTGTGGGACCAGTACCACAACCTGCGCTACCCGCCGGGCTACTTTCCCCGAGACAACCTTCGCATGAAAAACGACCCACTAGactggtgcgtgtgtgtgtagatgtttACTCGATGTCTGCAGCCTTTTTCACCGTATCCATTATCTGATTTAGTTAATATTTTGTTCAAAAATTATGATTCCTTCTATTTTAATTCCCAGGACACATTTATCAATCTTAATCAACTGAAATCTGAACTTTTATTGATAAATTTTCTCTTTACAGGAATGGAGACCACATCCACACTAACTTCAGGGACATGTACCAGCACCTGAGGAGTATGGGATACTTTGTTGAGGTGCTCGGGGCGCCCCTCACCTGCTTTGATGCCAGCCAGTATGGTAAGAACACAGAGACAAGAAACAGAATCAGGAGACTAGCACAGCTGCAGGCAGTTAATGGggctgttttcttgtgtttgtgcagaagATAAGAGGCTAATGGGTTGCTTGatgttgtgtctctgcaggcaCGCTGTTGATGGTCGACAGTGAGGAGGAGTATTTCCCCGAAGAGATCACTAAGCTGAGGAGAGACATCGACAACGGCCTGTCACTCATTATCTTCAGTGACTGGTACAACACCTCGGTCATGAGGAAGGTCAAGTTCTATGACGAAAACACCAGGTATTCAGCTCCCTCTGACACCTTACTACTGCTGATTATTGATATCATAGCAACGACATGTAATGTTGCCATGAAACCTAACTTCTTAGGtcatttttgtcaaaataagGGCAGTGTTTGATATTTTACGTGTTGTGTAGGTTGTGCTCGTCTCTCTGGTTGGAAGTGATTGATGGTAAAAAGGTGATGCCACACACGTCTGTGCATCTATCACAAGTTGTATTAATATTTGAACCAAATTCTGAAGTTTTGGGATTGTTTGGTCATGTTGCTAGGACTGTCAGTCAAATCAGATCagaccacacccacacagttgGGATGAAGACTGTCTGAGTTTTTTGGCTGTTAAACTTAATGATGAAACGTCAAGTTGtgaatatttaatgtaataGAGAAATACTTCAGATTAGAAACCAGGTTGTCAGAGACTTCAGTGAAAGACAACATGATCTGATACTGCAAAGATTCTGATAGTACTTGACTTTCGACAGAAACAGCATCTGTTATGGTGTTATAGTATAGttatagtatacagtatatcatgcaGATAACACCTAATACAATAtagcatgaataaataatattgaatgcatgttgatgtgttttcttgttaTGGTGCACAATGTCACGTGAATAATGATGtaggaaaaaagaaatgactgaaaacagattGTCTTCTGGAACAATCAGTTGTTCATGTCTAATTTCTTTTAGAAAACACATGATACAAGCCTCACTTCAGACCTTAGTGTTTTCTCTATagcattaaatattcatgactaGATAAGCCACAATATAAGTTGTATTTTAAAACACTCTTTATTGAAATATAACTCCACCgatttagcattgcactcctgtaacagTGCCAGACTCACAAtagaaagtttattttaaaagtatcAAATTGATGGACTGAAACAAGAgatatcttcttcttcttcctcctgcctaCATTAGCCACAGTACAATTCACAACATCAACAGTATGGTCAGAACTTAGTGATCACCTATCACTTGAGGTGCTCCCTCTGAAGCCACAACTTTTTCAGACATGCAGTAGTgctccccaacacctgtaaacaggCTTGAT
This sequence is a window from Pagrus major chromosome 8, Pma_NU_1.0. Protein-coding genes within it:
- the mbtps1 gene encoding membrane-bound transcription factor site-1 protease; protein product: MLLLPVWASMLLGLLVGFLPLVGMEPTGGAKSGSDHATNSEPLPSSSGSNCSSQLTLKLEFSSKVVEHEYIIGFTGYFSAKARSLYISSALRNAGDGALEWHIVPRENPASDFPSDFELVHIRQASPSSLLTLEDHPYIKRVTPQRKVFRKLKYFPSPEPAAPCNATRGTQKWQSWQSSRPFRRTSLSLGSGFWHATGRHSSRRLLRAIPRHVAQILQADVLWQMGHTGSGVKVAVFDTGLSEKHPHFKNVKERTNWTNEKTLDDGLGHGTFVAGVIASMRECQGFAPDSELHIFRVFTNNQVSYTSWFLDAFNYAILKKIDVLNLSIGGPDFMDHPFVDKVWELTANRVIMVSAIGNDGPLYGTLNNPADQMDVIGVGGIDFEDNIARFSSRGMTTWELPGGYGRVKPDIVTYGSGVRGSGMKEGCRSLSGTSVASPVVAGAVTLLASTVLNRELVNPASMKQALIASARRLPGVNMFEQGHGKLDLIRAYQILNSYRPQASLSPSYIDLTECPYMWPYCSQPIYYGGMPTIVNVTILNGMGVTGRIVDKPIWQPYLPQNGDHIDVAVSYSPVLWPWAGYLAVSISVAKKAASWEGIAQGHVMVTVASPAENDSEVGGELTSTVKLPIKVKIVPTPPRSKRVLWDQYHNLRYPPGYFPRDNLRMKNDPLDWNGDHIHTNFRDMYQHLRSMGYFVEVLGAPLTCFDASQYGTLLMVDSEEEYFPEEITKLRRDIDNGLSLIIFSDWYNTSVMRKVKFYDENTRQWWMPDTGGANVPALNDLISVWGMAFSDGLYEGDFTLADHDMYYASGCSIARFPEDGIVIAKNLKDQGLEVLKQETAVVEGVPILGLYQTPSDGGGRIALYGDSNCIDDSHRQKDCFWLLDALLQYTSYSMTPPSLSHSHSRVAPPTGQERPLPQRLEGNHLYRYSKVLEAHLGDPKPRPLPACPHLSWAKPQPVNETAPSNLWKHQKLLSVDLDKVALPNVRAYRPQVRPLSPGESGAWDIPGGIMPGRYNQEVGQTIPVFAFLGAMVVLSFFVVQLTKAKSKPKRRKPRIKRPTYLQQQQQQTTTGKNPTV